From Alosa sapidissima isolate fAloSap1 chromosome 7, fAloSap1.pri, whole genome shotgun sequence, the proteins below share one genomic window:
- the ccn5 gene encoding WNT1-inducible-signaling pathway protein 2 — translation MMKHTQMRASVVAWALLLFMGTQVSSQQCGGSCQCPSVVPACPAGVPLVWDGCQCCQVCARQRGETCSDANPCDTKKRLACDYSASFPGDPGECVSEDELGCEMNGVQYTEGQVFQPSCAMQCRCAGGGVTCVSLCPEDMRVPSPDCPHPQRRLLQGSCCQQWVCDTINNNIPQDGHAASGMAWGVLPGPPLNPSPGCLDHSTEWSACSRTCGPGVSTRLTNQNAVCRLERQTRLCTVRPCNLRPPQGPAWRRGCQSSVRVTAHVRLRHRGCVSTRVFLPRYCGLCLDGRCCTPHHTTTVPVTFQCPHGPPVRLSVMTIKSCVCHHNCPAPAPDHRQARRSPAAYWA, via the exons ATGATGAAGCACACACAGATGAGGGCGAGTGTCGTTGCTTGGGCTTTGCTCCTCTTCATGGGCACACAG GTCTCGAGCCAGCAGTGTGGGGGGTCGTGCCAGTGTCCATCTGTGGTGCCCGCCTGCCCCGCGGGGGTACCCCTGGTCTGGGACGGCTGCCAGTGCTGCCAGGTGTGTGCCCGGCAACGTGGTGAGACCTGCAGTGACGCCAACCCCTGCGACACCAAGAAGAGACTGGCATGCGACTACAGTGCCAGCTTCCCTGGTGACCCAggggagtgtgtga GTGAGGACGAGCTGGGCTGTGAGATGAACGGAGTACAGTATACGGAGGGCCAGGTGTTCCAGCCATCCTGTGCCATGCAGTGCCGCTGTGCGGGTGGCGGTGTGACCTGCGTGTCGCTGTGCCCAGAGGACATGCGTGTGCCCAGCCCTGACTGCCCACACCCCCAGCGCAGGCTGCTGCAGGGCTCCTGCTGCCAACAGTGGGTGTGTGACACCATAAACAACAACATCCCACAGGATGGacatgcag cATCAGGCATGGCGTGGGGCGTTCTCCCCGGACCCCCACTCAATCCGTCTCCTGGCTGCTTGGACCACAGCACCGAGTGGAGTGCATGCTCACGCACCTGTGGACCCGGCGTCTCCACACGCCTCACCAACCAGAATGCAGTGTGCCGCCTGGAGAGACAGACACGTCTCTGCACCGTCCGGCCCTGCAACCTCCGCCCCCCGCAAGGCCCAGCG TGGCGGCGGGGGTGCCAGTCAAGTGTGCGTGTGACAGCCCATGTACGTCTCAGGCACCGCGGCTGTGTCAGCACGCGTGTTTTCCTGCCCCGTTACTGCGGCCTGTGCTTGGACGGACGCTGCTGcacgccacaccacaccaccaccgtGCCCGTCACCTTCCAGTGCCCGCATGGGCCACCGGTGCGCCTTAGCGTCATGACCATCAAGTCCTGCGTCTGCCACCACAACTGCCCAGCACCGGCGCCCGACCACAGGCAAGCACGAAGGAGTCCTGCTGCCTACTGGGCGTAG